In one Gossypium hirsutum isolate 1008001.06 chromosome D09, Gossypium_hirsutum_v2.1, whole genome shotgun sequence genomic region, the following are encoded:
- the LOC107891434 gene encoding scarecrow-like protein 3: MFQDESSSVTSSSSPLQVFSMMSLSPNLGSPYPWLRELKSEERGLYLIHLLLTCANHVANGSLENANIALEQISQLASPDGDTMQRMAAYFTEALADRILKAWPGLHKALNSTRITLLSEEILVRKLFFELFPFLKVAFVLTNQAIIEAMEGEKMVHIIDLNAAEPAQWVALIQALSARPEGPPHLRITGIHQQKEVLDQMAHRLIEEAEKLDIPFQFNPVVCKLENLDVDKLRVKTGEALAISSVLQLHSFLTSDDELLRKKSPLGSKNLNGIHLQRALQMNQSTLGELLEKDMVNGYSPSPDSASSSPLSSTGSVKVDSFLNALWGLSPKLMVVTEQDSNHNGSTLMERLLESLHSYAALFDCSESTVSRTSLERLKVEKMLFGEEIKNIIACEGAERKERHEKLEKWIQRLDLAGFGTVPLSYYGMLHARRLLQGYNCDGYKMKEENGCIVICWQDRPLFSVSAWRCRK; encoded by the coding sequence ATGTTCCAAGACGAATCATCGTCtgtaacatcatcatcatcacctctCCAAGTTTTCTCCATGATGTCACTCTCACCTAACTTAGGATCACCATATCCTTGGCTTAGAGAGTTAAAATCAGAAGAAAGGGGGTTGTATTTGATCCATTTACTGCTCACTTGTGCTAATCATGTAGCAAATGGTAGCCTTGAAAATGCTAATATTGCACTTGAGCAAATATCCCAACTCGCATCCCCCGATGGTGATACTATGCAGAGAATGGCTGCATATTTTACTGAGGCCCTTGCTGATAGAATCCTCAAAGCCTGGCCTGGTCTTCATAAGGCCCTCAATTCCACCCGGATTACTTTGCTTTCTGAAGAAATCCTTGTTCGGAAACTGTTTTTCGAGTTGTTCCCCTTCTTGAAGGTGGCCTTTGTTCTTACAAACCAAGCCATAATCGAAGCCATGGAAGGAGAAAAGATGGTTCATATAATAGATCTCAATGCAGCTGAACCTGCGCAGTGGGTTGCACTTATTCAAGCTTTGAGTGCAAGGCCTGAAGGGCCGCCTCATTTGAGGATTACTGGCATTCATCAACAGAAAGAAGTGTTGGATCAAATGGCTCATAGATTGATTGAAGAAGCTGAAAAATTGGACATCCCCTTTCAGTTCAATCCGGTTGTTTGCAAATTAGAGAATCTCGATGTTGATAAATTGCGTGTTAAAACTGGGGAGGCATTGGCAATCAGTTCTGTTCTCCAACTGCATTCATTTTTGACTTCTGATGATGAACTTCTTCGGAAGAAATCGCCATTGGGATCAAAGAATTTGAATGGAATTCACTTGCAAAGAGCCCTGCAGATGAACCAGAGCACTTTAGGAGAGTTGCTTGAAAAAGATATGGTTAATGGATACAGCCCTAGCCCGGATTCGGCCTCATCATCACCGCTATCTTCAACTGGATCAGTGAAGGTAGATAGCTTCCTTAATGCATTGTGGGGTTTGTCACCGAAACTGATGGTGGTAACAGAACAAGATTCTAATCATAATGGATCTACTCTAATGGAGAGACTATTGGAATCTCTTCACTCTTATGCAGCATTGTTCGATTGTTCAGAGTCCACGGTCTCGAGAACATCTTTGGAGAGACTTAAGGTGGAAAAGATGCTGTTCGGAGAGGAAATAAAGAACATAATAGCTTGTGAGGGAGCTGAGAGGAAGGAGAGACATGAAAAGCTTGAGAAGTGGATACAAAGGCTCGATTTGGCTGGTTTCGGGACTGTTCCTTTGAGTTACTATGGGATGCTGCACGCAAGGAGATTGTTGCAGGGCTATAACTGTGATGGGTataaaatgaaggaagagaatgGCTGCATCGTAATTTGCTGGCAAGATCGACCGCTGTTTTCAGTATCGGCTTGGAGGTGTAGGAAGTAA
- the LOC107891435 gene encoding uncharacterized protein isoform X3, with protein sequence MESLYAKLYDKYDKLKKRKLSEMDDIHRDQEEKFLNYVRAAEELIQHLKSENDKLNAEVNELRSEVASIMSSKDKQCVEYQKLLIEESQKYKALSDEVTRLQNRHEEGRIKGGRRDIIPTVSPGSAQVAPQSVSGNSTRMMTRKRRRNSAAETEDSIVSPGSANRKVATLSAFTEELPEKALSSEVLAHAQLVWPQLSISLLKRCYSFSLTWINKTSGEEAELVYRVLSLGTFERVAPEWMRDVIMFSTNMCPIFFERLARVIKLHC encoded by the exons ATGGAGTCTTTATATGCAAAACTTTATGATAAATATGACAAACTCAAG aaGAGAAAACTGTCCGAAATGGATGACATACATAGAGATCAAGAAGAGAAATTCTTAAATTATGTGCGTG CTGCAGAGGAGTTGATACAACACTTGAAGAGTGAAAATGACAAGTTAAATGCTGAAGTTAATGAGTTGAGAAGCGAAGTGGCCTCTATAAT GTCTAGCAAGGACAAGCAATGTGTAGAATACCAAAAGCTTTTGATTGAAGAGAGCCAGAAGT ATAAAGCACTTTCTGACGAAGTTACTAGGCTGCAAAATCGGCATGAAGAGGGACGTATTAAGGGTGGCAGAAGAGATATTATACCAACGGTCTCCCCTGGAAGTGCACAAGTTGCACCACAAAGTGTTTCTGGTAACTCCACTCGAATGATGACAAGAAAGCGTAGAAGGAATTCTGCTGCTGAAACAGAAGACAGCATTGTTTCTCCTGGTTCAGCTAACCGTAAAGTTGCCACATTGAGTGCATTTACTGAAGAGCTTCCTGAGAAAGCTTTGTCTAGTGAGGTTCTTGCACATGCTCAGCTGGTATGGCCTCAATTGAGCATTTCTTTACTCAAAAGAT GTTACTCATTCAGCCTAACATGGATAAACAAAACAAGCGGAGAGGAAGCCGAGTTGGTGTACCGGGTATTGTCATTAGGGACATTTGAGAGAGTGGCACCAGAGTGGATGAGGGACGTCATCATGTTCAGCACAAATATGTGCCCCATTTTCTTTGAGAGGTTAGCTCGTGTAATCAAATTGCATTGCTAA
- the LOC107891435 gene encoding uncharacterized protein isoform X2 translates to MESLYAKLYDKYDKLKKRKLSEMDDIHRDQEEKFLNYVRAAEELIQHLKSENDKLNAEVNELRSEVASIMSSKDKQCVEYQKLLIEESQKYKALSDEVTRLQNRHEEGRIKGGRRDIIPTVSPGSAQVAPQSVSGNSTRMMTRKRRRNSAAETEDSIVSPGSANRKVATLSAFTEELPEKALSSEVLAHAQLPECCKGHISANATDCGYSFSLTWINKTSGEEAELVYRVLSLGTFERVAPEWMRDVIMFSTNMCPIFFERLARVIKLHC, encoded by the exons ATGGAGTCTTTATATGCAAAACTTTATGATAAATATGACAAACTCAAG aaGAGAAAACTGTCCGAAATGGATGACATACATAGAGATCAAGAAGAGAAATTCTTAAATTATGTGCGTG CTGCAGAGGAGTTGATACAACACTTGAAGAGTGAAAATGACAAGTTAAATGCTGAAGTTAATGAGTTGAGAAGCGAAGTGGCCTCTATAAT GTCTAGCAAGGACAAGCAATGTGTAGAATACCAAAAGCTTTTGATTGAAGAGAGCCAGAAGT ATAAAGCACTTTCTGACGAAGTTACTAGGCTGCAAAATCGGCATGAAGAGGGACGTATTAAGGGTGGCAGAAGAGATATTATACCAACGGTCTCCCCTGGAAGTGCACAAGTTGCACCACAAAGTGTTTCTGGTAACTCCACTCGAATGATGACAAGAAAGCGTAGAAGGAATTCTGCTGCTGAAACAGAAGACAGCATTGTTTCTCCTGGTTCAGCTAACCGTAAAGTTGCCACATTGAGTGCATTTACTGAAGAGCTTCCTGAGAAAGCTTTGTCTAGTGAGGTTCTTGCACATGCTCAGCTG CCAGAATGCTGTAAGGGCCATATAAGTGCAAATGCCACTGATTGCG GTTACTCATTCAGCCTAACATGGATAAACAAAACAAGCGGAGAGGAAGCCGAGTTGGTGTACCGGGTATTGTCATTAGGGACATTTGAGAGAGTGGCACCAGAGTGGATGAGGGACGTCATCATGTTCAGCACAAATATGTGCCCCATTTTCTTTGAGAGGTTAGCTCGTGTAATCAAATTGCATTGCTAA
- the LOC107891435 gene encoding uncharacterized protein isoform X1: MESLYAKLYDKYDKLKKRKLSEMDDIHRDQEEKFLNYVRAAEELIQHLKSENDKLNAEVNELRSEVASIMSSKDKQCVEYQKLLIEESQKYKALSDEVTRLQNRHEEGRIKGGRRDIIPTVSPGSAQVAPQSVSGNSTRMMTRKRRRNSAAETEDSIVSPGSANRKVATLSAFTEELPEKALSSEVLAHAQLPECCKGHISANATDCGTCLFQALIECLVGMKISTVNQTEGLCILALHQSSGYSFSLTWINKTSGEEAELVYRVLSLGTFERVAPEWMRDVIMFSTNMCPIFFERLARVIKLHC; encoded by the exons ATGGAGTCTTTATATGCAAAACTTTATGATAAATATGACAAACTCAAG aaGAGAAAACTGTCCGAAATGGATGACATACATAGAGATCAAGAAGAGAAATTCTTAAATTATGTGCGTG CTGCAGAGGAGTTGATACAACACTTGAAGAGTGAAAATGACAAGTTAAATGCTGAAGTTAATGAGTTGAGAAGCGAAGTGGCCTCTATAAT GTCTAGCAAGGACAAGCAATGTGTAGAATACCAAAAGCTTTTGATTGAAGAGAGCCAGAAGT ATAAAGCACTTTCTGACGAAGTTACTAGGCTGCAAAATCGGCATGAAGAGGGACGTATTAAGGGTGGCAGAAGAGATATTATACCAACGGTCTCCCCTGGAAGTGCACAAGTTGCACCACAAAGTGTTTCTGGTAACTCCACTCGAATGATGACAAGAAAGCGTAGAAGGAATTCTGCTGCTGAAACAGAAGACAGCATTGTTTCTCCTGGTTCAGCTAACCGTAAAGTTGCCACATTGAGTGCATTTACTGAAGAGCTTCCTGAGAAAGCTTTGTCTAGTGAGGTTCTTGCACATGCTCAGCTG CCAGAATGCTGTAAGGGCCATATAAGTGCAAATGCCACTGATTGCGGTACTTGTCTGTTTCAAGCTCTTATTGAGTGCTTAGTGGGCATGAAAATCTCCACTGTTAATCAAACTGAAGGGCTATGCATTTTAGCTCTGCATCAATCAAGTG GTTACTCATTCAGCCTAACATGGATAAACAAAACAAGCGGAGAGGAAGCCGAGTTGGTGTACCGGGTATTGTCATTAGGGACATTTGAGAGAGTGGCACCAGAGTGGATGAGGGACGTCATCATGTTCAGCACAAATATGTGCCCCATTTTCTTTGAGAGGTTAGCTCGTGTAATCAAATTGCATTGCTAA